The following proteins come from a genomic window of Lolium rigidum isolate FL_2022 chromosome 5, APGP_CSIRO_Lrig_0.1, whole genome shotgun sequence:
- the LOC124651454 gene encoding histone H4, with the protein MSGRGKGGKGLGKGGAKRHRKVLRDNIQGITKPAIRRLARRGGVKRISGLIYEETRGVLKIFLENVIRDAVTYTEHARRKTVTAMDVVYALKRQGRTLYGFGG; encoded by the coding sequence ATGTCCGGCAGAGGCAAGGGCGGCAAGGGGCTGGGCAAGGGCGGCGCCAAGCGCCACCGGAAGGTGCTGCGCGACAACATCCAGGGCATCACCAAGCCGGCGATCCGGCGCCTTGCTCGCCGTGGCGGCGTGAAGCGCATCTCGGGGCTCATCTACGAGGAGACCCGCGGCGTGCTCAAGATcttcctcgagaacgtcatccgcgacgCCGTCACTTACACCGAGCACGCCCGCCGCAAGACCGTCACCGCCATGGACGTCGTCTACGCGCTCAAGCGCCAGGGACGCACCCTCTATGGCTTCGGCGGCTAG